The genomic region TGTTCGCCGTGATGCTCGCACGTACCGGTTCCTACACCGCGATGCTGGTGTACAGCGCCGCCTGCTGCCTGATCGGCCCGCTGTTGCTACTGACCCTGGGCCGCGTGCCGCGCTTTACCGCGCAGGCGCTGCCCCATCAATCCTGAGAAGAACCGGAGCAGAACATGCCCACATTGACGTTTATTGAACACAACGGCACCGAACACCGGGTCAACGGCAGCATCGGCCAGTCGGTGATGCAGGCGGCGACCTTCGCTTCGGTGCCCGGCATCCCTGCCGATTGCGGGGGTGCGTGCAGTTGCGCCACCTGCCACGCCTATGTCGACGAGGCTTGGCTGGCCAAGGTGGCGCAACCGGAAAGCATGGAGACCGACATGCTCGAGTACGCCTTCGAGCGCCAGGACAACAGCCGCCTGAGCTGCCAGTTAATCATCAGCGAAGACATGGACGGCATGGTCTTGCGCCTGCCGTCGTCGCAATTCTGAATACGCGCCAAGGAGCTGTCATGACCCTCGCCTCTGTCGTTATCGTCGGTGCTGGCCAGGCCGGTTTTCAAGTTGCGGCGTCCCTGCGCCAGGAAGGCTTTGAAGGCCGTATCACGCTGATTGGCGATGAGCCCGGCCTGCCCTATCAACGCCCGCCGCTCTCGAAGGCCTACTTGCTGGGCAAGATCCAGGCAACCAACTTGCTGTTTCGCCCTGAAGAGTTCTACGCCACCCAACGCATTGAACTGGTGCATGACCAGGCAACGGCCATCGACCGCCTGAACCGCCGCGTACTGCTTGCGTCTGGAGAAGCCGTGGGCTACGACCACCTGGTGCTCGCCACTGGTGCTCACAACCGCCCGCTGCCGGTGCCTGGCGCAGAGCTGCCGCAGGTGTTCGGCATCAAGACCAGGGCCGACGCCGACGCCCTGGCGCCACTGGCCAAGGCGGCGCGCAACGTGGTGGTCATCGGCGCGGGGTTCATTGGCCTGGAATTCGCGGCCGTGGCCGCCGCCCTCGGCGCCAATGTACATGTGCTGGAGCTGGGTGAACGGCCGATGGCGCGGGCGGTCTCGCGGGAGATGTCCGAGCTGTTTCGCCAGGCCCATGAAGCCTGGGGCGTGCATTTCGACTTCCGCCAGGGCCTGAGCAGCATCGAAGCCGACAATGGCAACGTGTGCGCGGTGCACACCAACGACGGGCGCCGCTTGCCGGCGGACCTGGTGGTGTTCGGCATCGGCGTGATCGCCAATGCCCAGCTGGCGACCGAAGCCGGGCTGGCGATCGAGAACGGGATCAAGGTCGACGCCAATCTGCTCACCTCTGATGCGCAGATCTCTGCGCTGGGCGATGTCGCCAGCTTCCCGTGCCTGCAAAACGACGAACAGCACACCCGCCTGGAATCCGTGCAGAACGCCATTGATCAGGCGCGCGCCGTGGCAGCACGTTTGATGGGCAAGCCTGCACCTTACGCGGCCCTGCCTTGGTTCTGGACTGACCAGGGCGACCTCAAGCTGCAAATCGCCGGGCTTTCCACCGGTTACGACAGCACCGTAGTGCTGGGCTCTGCCGAAAACCGGCAACTGTCTGTGTTGTGCTTTCGCAATGAGCGGCTGGTGGCAGTGGAATCATGCAACCGCATGGGTGACCACATGGCCGCGCGCAAGATCCTGGCCCGTGCTCCCCGCTTGACGGCTGTCGAAGCCGCCGCCGAAGGCTTCGACTTGAAAACCTGGGAAGCGGCCAACCGCGACTGATCCATTCCCCTTGCGCCGCATCCGCGCCTGGCGTGAGTGCGGCTTTTTTATGCGCAGAGCGCAGGAGCCATCCCATGAACAAAACCTGGTTTATCACCGGCGCGGCACGTGGCCTTGGCGCGGCCATCGCCCGCGCCGCCCTGGATGCGGGCGACAACGTAGTGGTCAGCGGTCGACGCCTTGAGGTCTTGCAAGGCGTCTTCGCCCCCTACGGCGAGCGCGTCCTGGCGGTGGAGTTGGACGTGAGCGACGAAGCCCAGGCACTGGCGGCGGTCGATGCCGCGGTGGCGCAGTTTGGCCGCATCGATGTGCTGGTCAATAACGCCGGTTATGGCCAACTGGCGCCCTTCGAAGAAAACCTCGCCGCCGAAGCCCAACAACAGTTCGCCACCAATGTGTTCGGGGTGTTCAATGTGTGCCGCGCCGTGCTGCCGGTCATGCGCCGCCAACGCAGTGGCCGCGTGTTCAACCTGTCGTCGATGGGAGGCCTGCTGGGCATGGGCGGCGCAGCGCTGTACTGCGCGTCGAAGTTTGCGGTGGAAGGCTTTTCCGAATCCCTGGCCCAGGAGGTCGCGGGGTTCGGCATCAAGGTCACGCTGGTTGAGCCGGGGGTGTTTCGCACCGACTTCCTCGACCCAAGCTCGGCAGTGTTTGGCAGCCGCGGCCTGGCGGACTACGAGGTGTTCACCGCCAAGGTCAAGGGCGCCTCGGCCGCCTACAACCATCAGCAGACCGGCAACCCAGCCAAACTGGGCGCGGCTCTTGTAGGCCTGGCCAACCATGAACAGCCGCCCCTGCGTTATCTGGCGGGTTCGGATGCGTACCAGCAAGTCAGCACCAAGCTGACCGACATGCTCACGCACATTGAACAATGGCGCGAGCTGTCGTTTTCGACCGACGGGGTATGAACGGCTACAGGTCGATGAAGTAACGCACCGACAATTTGCCCTCTTCGAACCGATACAACTCAATGGTCTCGATACCGCCTTCCAGCTCGCGGAAGGCGTTGAGGTGATGACAGGCAGCCTCGCTACCGTTGACGATGCACTGGCGCACCTCGACACGGATCTTGGGCTGCTGCTGCGCCCACATGCCCTCCAATACCTGCCAGCCATCCTGCACTGGCCTGCCGACGTATTCGATGCTCAAGCCGTTGGGCGACACGCTGCGGTAGTGGGCAAAAAATCCCTGCTTGTCACCCTTGTTCCAACAGTCGACCTGTCCATGCAGGAAACGCTCGATAGCTTGTCTGTCCATGCTCATAAACTCGATGTCCTCAGGGAAAGACTTCAGGCGGGTTGCTGCTGTTGCCAGGCATACCGGCGCGCCAGGAATGCCGGTTCCATCTTCAGGCACAGCAGGATGGTCGGGCCGATGATCGCGCAGCAGAAACAGCACACCAACACGGCTGAATAGCTGCCGTACACGTCGTAGAGATGCCCGAACAAGATCGGCACCAGCCCGGACACGATGGTGATCAGGCACAGGTGCAGGCCGAAGATCCGTGCGTAATCCTTGAGCCCGAAATAACGCGCCATCAGGAACGCCGCCAGATCAAACTCGGCCCCGGCACTCGCGCCGATGCACAGGGTGGCAAGCACCAGCAACGGCAGGCTTTGCCCGCCGCTGAAATAGAAAATTGCGCAGCCCAGCGCCGGCAGCACCAGGCTGACCGCCGCCACCATCGACGGCGAATAACGGTCCAGCAAGTAGCCCACCAACAGGCGCCCGGCGATGATCGAGATACCGAAGGTACTGAATACCTGGGCCGCCTCCTGCGGGCTGAGCCCTTTGCTTTGCAACATCGGCACCATGTTGGTGACCATGCCGACGGTCAACGACACCGACAGGATCAGCGCCACGTTGAAGCCCCAGTACATGCCGCTGCGCAAGGCTTGCCGGAAACTCATGCCGGACAGCTCCAGCGGTTTGCCCTGCTCGGCCGAATGGCTGCCGGTGGCAGGCCTTGAAAAGTCAGTCGGCAGGCGCAACCACCACAGCGCCAACGGCAATGTGAACAGCAATGGCATCGCACCCAGGGCGAAGAACCCGGCCTGCCAGCCATAGGCCGCAATCAGCCGAGACAACAACGGCGGCAGCACCATGGCCATCAACCCGGTGCCGCACAAGATAATCGCCAGCGCCAGGCCACGGTTGCGCTCGAACCACAGGTTGACCAATTGGGTCCAGGTAATGGCGATGGTGCCGGCACAGACGATCGGCATGGCAAAGAACGCCAGGTACAGCCAGCCAATCGAACCCTGGATCTGGGTGATTGCGAAATAGCCGACGATCTGCAGCACAATCGAAACAATTGCCACGCGACGCAGGCCATAACGCCGATACAACCAACCGACGACCTGGGTGGAAATCGCCACGCCCGCGAAGAGGAACGTGATCGACGCTTGCAAGTCGCCGCGGCTCCAGCCAAACGCTTGTTCCAGCGGAATCACCAGGGTGCCGAAGGCATACAGCAATGCCGCAGTAATACTGGTGCAGATGCCGAACAGTCCGAGCAGGACCACGCGCCAGCCGCGCTTGAATTCGGAAAAATCACTGCCCTGCCGAGGCGCAGTTTTGGTGCGTGTATCAGTCGTCATGGTCTAACTCCCGGCGCAATGCGCGACATGCTTAGTGGCCCTTGAGGATGTCTTCGACCTTGGGCAGTGCGATCATCGTGGCACCACCGTCCACCAGCAGCGACGTGCCGGTGATATAGGAGGCTTCGTTGGAGGTGAGGAACAGCACGGCGTTGGCAATGTCGGCGGACTCACCCAGGCGGCTTACCGGAAAATGCGCGGCCAGTTGATGCGGCAATTCGTTGCCCAGGGTTTCCAGCATATGGTCAGTGCCAATCAGGCCCGGCTCGACCACATTGACCAGGATGCCCAGCGCGCCAAACTCCACCGCCAGGCCACGGGCAAAGGCATTCATGAACGCCTTGCTCGCGCCGTAGGCAATCAGGCGGGGGGTGTATTTGCGGTTGGCTTCGCCGGACGAAATAAAGATCAGCCGGCCCTTGTCGACTGCCTTGGACAGGTACGGCGCACTGTCTTTGGCCAGCCAGAACAACGACTGGATATTGCTGCGTACGATGTGATCGAAGGTGTCATCGGCCATCTCGGCCATCAGCCCGTGGCTGGTGTCGGCGGCGCAATGCACGACGATGTCCAGTTGGCCAAAGCCGTCGACAGCGCCTTGCACCATGGCCTTGATCGCTTCACGGTCGGCGATGTCACCGCCGACCAGGCAGGCTTGTGCACCCAGGGCCTGGATTTGCCCGACGGTTTCTTCGCCATAACGCGCGGTGCGCGCCGATACGACCACCTTGGCGCCCTCGCGGGCATACGCCAGTGCGATTGCACGGCCCATGCCGCGTCCGCCACCGGTGACCAGCACTACTTTGTCGCGATATTTCATCGCCGGATCCTCATTGTTTTTATTAGTCGAGGCGGGTGTCGCGGCGGCCGGGCCTGTTGGGCCCGGCCGCCTGGAGGTTACAAGTCCTGGCCCTTGACGTTGCGCGCCGAACCGTTGCGCCGGTCCGACTCACCCCAGCCCAGCCAGTGCGACGGCTCACGGGTATCGCCAACCCGGCGCCAGCGGCCTTCTTGCTGGGCAGTAATCGGGAAGCCGCCGACGAAGTCGATCATCTCGCCTTTCTCGTCCGGCAGGAACTCCCATTGTTCCTTGCCTTCCAGGGTGATCTTCGCGGACTTGAGGAAGTAGCTGCCGTCTTTGTGTTCGGTGAGGCCCTCGATGTCGGTCGTCACCCGCACTTCGCCCTTTTCGTTGTTGAAGATCGCGTAGCCCAGGTGGTCGTGCCCGACCATGAAGGAGCCGGTGTCCCAGGTGCCATCCTTGTACACCGTGACGAACGACCACCAGATCACATGCTTGTTGTTGTTCACCACCAAGTCTTTCTTGAAGTGGATGGCGCCGCCTTCGGCCATGTAGAACTGGTCCAGTGCCATGGCGCCCTTCACCGGGCGGCCTTCGCACACACCGGACAGCTCCCACAGCTGCGACACGTAGAACGTGCCCCACTCCACGCCGGGCAGGTACCACTGCAACCCCGGGCCGAGCAGGCGGCCTTCGAGATGGAACAGGCCCTCTTCCTTCCAGGTCAGGCGTTCGCTGTTGGCGGTGATTTCCCAGGCATTGCCCGGCTCGCCCGGTTGGCTGGCCCAGCGCGCGGTGTCGCCGTCCAGGCTGTGCACCGGCAGTGGCGTCAACGCCTGCCTGGCCATTTTCTCGTGGTCCATGCGCAGGTTGACGTGATCCACGTGGTTGTTCAGGTAGAAGAATTTGGTCGGGTTGGGGGTGCCGTTGGGCGCCATCAGTGAGCGCACGAAGGAGTAGATATTGCCCTCCTCGTCACGGACCGAGCCGAACGGCGAACTCTTGCTCAGGTGCAGGCCGAAGAACCCGCGCTCGGCGGCCATCGATGCGCCCGTGACCTTGTGCGGGCCGACCAATTGTTGAAAGCCGAAATCACCGCGTTCTGGAATGGTTTTAAACGTTCTCATGCTGCCCTCTATTGTTTTTGTAGGGATGCTTTTGCAGGGATGTTTTGTAGAAAGGTGTGTTCAGTCCCAGATAACCGGGAGTGTCGAAACCCCACGCAACTGCGCGCCGTTGATCTGCGGCACGGGCTGGCTCGGGTCCAGGCGCAGGTTGGGAAACAGGTCGAGAATCGCGTTCACCGCGCTGCTGATCTCGACCTTGGCCACGAACTGGCCGATGCACATGTGCGGGCCAAAACCGAAACCGAAAGACGGTTTTGGCTTGCGGTCGATGTCGAAGACGTCGGGGTGTTCGAACGCGGCTTCGTCACGGTTGGCAGACACCACCATGCATTGCACGAAGGAGCCTTTGGGAATCTTCACACCGTGGAATTCCACGTCCTTGGCGGTCTCACGCACCTTGAAGGTGGCGACCGGCTCGAAGCGCGTGGTTTCGTCCATCAACCTGGCGATCAACGAGCGGTCGGCTT from Pseudomonas synxantha harbors:
- a CDS encoding 2Fe-2S iron-sulfur cluster-binding protein, encoding MPTLTFIEHNGTEHRVNGSIGQSVMQAATFASVPGIPADCGGACSCATCHAYVDEAWLAKVAQPESMETDMLEYAFERQDNSRLSCQLIISEDMDGMVLRLPSSQF
- a CDS encoding NAD(P)/FAD-dependent oxidoreductase, with amino-acid sequence MTLASVVIVGAGQAGFQVAASLRQEGFEGRITLIGDEPGLPYQRPPLSKAYLLGKIQATNLLFRPEEFYATQRIELVHDQATAIDRLNRRVLLASGEAVGYDHLVLATGAHNRPLPVPGAELPQVFGIKTRADADALAPLAKAARNVVVIGAGFIGLEFAAVAAALGANVHVLELGERPMARAVSREMSELFRQAHEAWGVHFDFRQGLSSIEADNGNVCAVHTNDGRRLPADLVVFGIGVIANAQLATEAGLAIENGIKVDANLLTSDAQISALGDVASFPCLQNDEQHTRLESVQNAIDQARAVAARLMGKPAPYAALPWFWTDQGDLKLQIAGLSTGYDSTVVLGSAENRQLSVLCFRNERLVAVESCNRMGDHMAARKILARAPRLTAVEAAAEGFDLKTWEAANRD
- a CDS encoding oxidoreductase, translating into MNKTWFITGAARGLGAAIARAALDAGDNVVVSGRRLEVLQGVFAPYGERVLAVELDVSDEAQALAAVDAAVAQFGRIDVLVNNAGYGQLAPFEENLAAEAQQQFATNVFGVFNVCRAVLPVMRRQRSGRVFNLSSMGGLLGMGGAALYCASKFAVEGFSESLAQEVAGFGIKVTLVEPGVFRTDFLDPSSAVFGSRGLADYEVFTAKVKGASAAYNHQQTGNPAKLGAALVGLANHEQPPLRYLAGSDAYQQVSTKLTDMLTHIEQWRELSFSTDGV
- a CDS encoding SDR family NAD(P)-dependent oxidoreductase; this encodes MKYRDKVVLVTGGGRGMGRAIALAYAREGAKVVVSARTARYGEETVGQIQALGAQACLVGGDIADREAIKAMVQGAVDGFGQLDIVVHCAADTSHGLMAEMADDTFDHIVRSNIQSLFWLAKDSAPYLSKAVDKGRLIFISSGEANRKYTPRLIAYGASKAFMNAFARGLAVEFGALGILVNVVEPGLIGTDHMLETLGNELPHQLAAHFPVSRLGESADIANAVLFLTSNEASYITGTSLLVDGGATMIALPKVEDILKGH
- a CDS encoding nuclear transport factor 2 family protein, translated to MSMDRQAIERFLHGQVDCWNKGDKQGFFAHYRSVSPNGLSIEYVGRPVQDGWQVLEGMWAQQQPKIRVEVRQCIVNGSEAACHHLNAFRELEGGIETIELYRFEEGKLSVRYFIDL
- a CDS encoding MFS transporter, translating into MTTDTRTKTAPRQGSDFSEFKRGWRVVLLGLFGICTSITAALLYAFGTLVIPLEQAFGWSRGDLQASITFLFAGVAISTQVVGWLYRRYGLRRVAIVSIVLQIVGYFAITQIQGSIGWLYLAFFAMPIVCAGTIAITWTQLVNLWFERNRGLALAIILCGTGLMAMVLPPLLSRLIAAYGWQAGFFALGAMPLLFTLPLALWWLRLPTDFSRPATGSHSAEQGKPLELSGMSFRQALRSGMYWGFNVALILSVSLTVGMVTNMVPMLQSKGLSPQEAAQVFSTFGISIIAGRLLVGYLLDRYSPSMVAAVSLVLPALGCAIFYFSGGQSLPLLVLATLCIGASAGAEFDLAAFLMARYFGLKDYARIFGLHLCLITIVSGLVPILFGHLYDVYGSYSAVLVCCFCCAIIGPTILLCLKMEPAFLARRYAWQQQQPA